CCCAATACAGAACATTCTCAAGGTATAATTATCCGTGGTCTTCACATCCACGTGAGACTCAATCAAAGTTTGCCACTTCTTTACAAGTGATCTCAGCTTGTCAGTAGTAAAATCCATTCCCTGCAGATTAAAGGAAAAGTTTCAATCAGTTTACAGCCATACAAGATAATAAATAGATTAAAGGAGGTTAAGCAATATAACATACCCAGAAATTTGTGAGCACATTCCTTCCTTGTACATCTTCTGCTCTCAGCCTAATCTTCCTGAAGGCGTGGTCCTCATCCCCTTGAAGATCAGCAAGTGAGACCTCAAACACTCTATGTTTGAGTCCTTCAGAGGCAATCTATCATTTATAGAAACATTCGCGCAACCATCAAAATATGAAGAGCATACGTACTAATAGATCCTTTCAACTACTAACaccctaaataaaaaattattctagcAGGCGGCAAAGCACATTAAATATATTCTAAGGGTTCACAAGCAGAGTAATGCTACAGTATATTCGTACATAAAACAATGGATCCAACTATCCAACTGAACAATCATTCaacaatagagaaaaaaaattatacacgTCTAAACTACTAATTTCCATGTGTGAATGAATATAAAGAGAATTacaaattaaatctaaaatgaaggtaaataaaagaaaagagaaaaaacaaagACCTTCGTGCCCTGAGTACGAGTGACAAGGGTTTTGCCCACATTCTTGACCTGGAAGACGGAAGGAGCCTTGATATCGTACCAATCCTTCTTGGCAAAGGGATCGGCGCTGCAAAACCCATGGAAACAAACAAATTCATATTCAGAAAACTCAAAGATCGTttagaaaagagagagaggagaatggGACACATACGCTTTCTTCTTGCCACCCTTCTTTCCCTTGGAGATGCGCTTGTTTTTTCCGACGGCCATTGTTCTTCAAGTGTAGAGCTTCAATTGCCTCTCTTGCAGTGACGGCCTCAGCAAACCCTATTGGTGGTGCTAGTGTTAGTTCCCCGCTCC
The Arachis duranensis cultivar V14167 chromosome 5, aradu.V14167.gnm2.J7QH, whole genome shotgun sequence genome window above contains:
- the LOC107488549 gene encoding 40S ribosomal protein S3a produces the protein MAVGKNKRISKGKKGGKKKAADPFAKKDWYDIKAPSVFQVKNVGKTLVTRTQGTKIASEGLKHRVFEVSLADLQGDEDHAFRKIRLRAEDVQGRNVLTNFWGMDFTTDKLRSLVKKWQTLIESHVDVKTTDNYTLRMFCIGFTKRRFNQMKRTCYAQSSQIRQIRRKMREIMTNQATSCDLKELVRKFIPEMIGKEIEKATSSIYPLQNVFIRKVKILKAPKFDLGKLMEVHGDYSEDVGTKVDRPADEPMAEATPEIVGA